The stretch of DNA CACGGATGCTGATTTTGACCGCGAGATTTTCCTCGACGGTGTGCTGGGCCTTGAATATGCGACCATGAACCAAATCATGGAAATTCTGCGCCGCACCTATAGCTCCACCCTCGGTGTGCAATTTATGCATGTGTCCAACCCAGAAGAAAAAGCCTGGATCCAAGAACGTATCGAAGGCCCCGATAAAGAGATTAGTTTTTCAAAAGAAGGCCGCATGGCCATCTTGCAAAAGCTGGTCGAGGGCGAAGCGTTTGAGCAATTAATTCACAAACGCTATCCTGGCACAAAACGCTTTGGTCTTGATGGGGCCGAAAGCTTACTGCCTGCGCTGGAGCAAATTATTAAGCGCGGCGGTCAACTGGGTCTAAAAGATATTAATTTCGGTATGCCGCACCGCGGACGGCTGAACGTCATGGCGTCTGTCATGCAAAAGCCCTATTCGGCCATCTTTTACGAATTTTTGGGCGGTGTGGCGTCAGGGGCCGAGGACTTTGGATCGGGTGATGTGAAATATCACTTGGGCGTGTCTGACGACCGTGAATTTGACGGCAATAGTGTTCATCTATCACTCGCCCCAAACCCGTCGCATCTGGAGGTCGTGGCCCCCGTTGTGATGGGCAAAGCGCGCGCCAAGCAACAAATGGCGTCAGGTACTTATCGCACGCATAATCCCGAAGAAGTTATGGCCGTTATCTTGCACGGCGATAGCGCCTTTGCGGGCCAAGGTATCGTCATGGAATGTTTCCAAATGAGCCAGCTGGCCGGATACCGCACGGGCGGCACAATCCATGTTATTGTGAATAATCAAATCGGCTTTACGACCACGCCGGATGAATACCGTTCGGGTCAATATTGCTCTGACGTGGCCTTTATGGTCGAAGCGCCTGTATTCCATGTGAACGGCGATGACCCCGAAGCTGTGGTTTACGCCGCGCGCGTAGCGACTGAATACCGCCAAAAATTTGGCAAAGACGTGGTGCTGGATATCATATGTTACCGCCGTTACGGCCATAACGAAGGCGACGATCCGTCTTTCACCCAACCGATTATGTATGCCAAAATCGGCGATATGCCGTCCACCATGTCTGTCTATGCCAAGCGCCTAATTGACCAAGGCGACGTGACACAGGCAGAACATGAAAAAATGGTCGAAGACTTCTATGGCTATTTGGACGCTGAATTTGACAAAGCCAAAACATATGAGACGAAAGCACCCGATTGGTTGCAAGGGGTTTGGCAAGGTCTTAGCCAACCAACGGAAGGCGACGGTAAACGGCGCGGCGACACATCGGTGTCTGTTGACCGCTTAAAAGACATCGGCACGAAGATTACGACTGTTCCAAATTCTGTGAATATTCACCGGACGCTTAAACGCATCATCAAAGCCCGGGCCGAGAAAGTCGCGGCAGGTGAAAATATCGATTGGGGTCTGGCCGAACATCTGGCCTTTGGCACATTGATCACCGAGGGCCACCCCGTGCGCCTATCGGGTCAAGACAGTGAACGCGGCACGTTTTCGCAACGCCAATCAAATTTCATCGATCAAAAGACGGAGGAAAAATATACCCCGTTGAACCAATTGTCCGATGACCAGGAATATTACCAAGTCTTGAACTCGCATTTATCAGAAGAAGCGGTACTGGGTTTTGAGTATGGTTTTTCAGGGGCGGCCCCCCATGCGCTCACGATTTGGGAGGCGCAATTTGGTGATTTCGCCAATGGCGCGCAGGTCTTGGTTGACCAGTTCATCAGCTCCGCTGAACAAAAATGGCTCCGTATGAGCGGCCTCGTGATGCTCCTGCCCCATGGGTATGAAGGCCAAGGCCCAGAGCATAGCTCGGCGCGACTGGAACGTTACCTACAAATGTGCGCCGAAGATAATATGCAAGTGACCAATGTGTCCACGCCGGCCAATTATTTCCACGTGCTGCGCCGTCAGGTGAAACGCAAATTTAGAAAGCCGCTTATCAATATGAGCCCCAAATCGCTCTTGCGGAACAAGCTCTGCGTCTCGACCTTTGCCGAGATGGGCGAGGGGTCAGAATTTCATAGATTATTGTGGGATGATGCCCATTATAAACCCGAGATCAGCCAGCTAAAACTGGCCAAGGATAAAGATATCAAGCGCCTTATTATCTGTTCGGGCAAGGTTTATTATGACCTGTTTGAAGCGCGCGAAGAGCTAGGCCGGAATGATATTTACCTCCTTCGGGTTGAGCAACTTTACCCCTATCCGTCTGATGCGATGGAGCTAGAGCTTGCGCGGTTTAAAAATGCGGAGATGGTTTGGGTTCAAGAAGAACCTAAGAATATGGGGGCGTGGGCCTTTATCGAGCCGTTCATTGAAGAAAGCCTGACAAATATCGGGGCGAAAAACACGCGCGCACGGTATGTGGGACGCAAAGCTGCGGCCTCGACAGCGACCGGTATTGCCGCTAAACACAAGAAAGAACAGCAAGCCATCATCGATGGTGCCTTTGCGAAATAGGAGACGACCATGATTAGCTCATCTATGCTTATGGGTTTGGTCATAGGCGGAATTGTTGGCGGCCTGACCGCTTATTTCCTTGGCAAGAAAAAGAAGTAATTTTATCAAAACGCGGATACCGCAAAACGGATAAAGGGAAAGCGCATAGCGCTTAACGGACACATTATGACAGATATCACCATCCCCAATGTCGGCGAAAGTGTCGCCGAAGTCACAATCGCGCAGTGGTTCAAAGCTGTGGGTGACACCATTAAAAAAGACGAACCGTTGGTCGAGCTAGAGACGGACAAAGCCGCACAAGAGCTTGTCGCGCCAGAAGACGGCGTATTAGAAGAAATTCTTGTTGCCGAAGGTGACGTTGCCGAAATTGGCCAGCTCATTGCCAAATTGGGATCGGGCAGCGGTACAAAAACGGCTGATAAAGGCGATGCTGAGGTTAAAGCCCAGACAGAAGCGCCAAGCAGCGACAGCGCGCCGTCGGGACCCGCCCTTGATATTGACGTGCCCAATGTCGGCGAATCTGTTTCCGAAGTCACAATCGCCAGTTGGATGGTTGCCAAAGGTGACGCGGTTGAAAAAGATCAAGCCATTGTGGAATTAGAAACCGACAAAGCCGCGCAAGAATTGGTCGCGCCGCGTGCGGGTGTGATTACTGATATCCTTGTTGCCGAAGGTGACGTGGCCCAAGTCGGGCAAACGATTGCCAAACTCGGCGAAAGCGGCAGTGCCGCTGCGCCGGGTGTTGCGCCAAAAGCGGCCGGCGACGAAGGCGGCGCAGGTGGGGAACTGCCCGATGTGCCACCTACGAATGCGCCAACAGGAGACGCAGGCGGTATCGCCATGCCGTCGGCCAGCCGCATTATTAAAGAAAACAATTTGGACGCCAGCACAATTGCGGGCTCAGGCAAAGACGGCCGTATCACTAAAGGTGACGCGCTCTCGGCCAAGGCCAATCCTGCTCCTGCGTCCTCTGCCCCTGCACCGAAAGCGTCTGCGTCCAAAGTGTCTGGGCCCAAATCATCTGCGCCAAGAGAGCTGGGCCCACGCGAAGAACGCGTGCGCATGTCGCGTATTCGCCAAACGATTGCCCGCCGCCTCAAAGACGCGCAAAATACAGCCGCCATGCTGACGACTTATAACGAAGCCGATATGACCAATATCATGGCCATGCGCAGC from Fretibacter rubidus encodes:
- a CDS encoding 2-oxoglutarate dehydrogenase E1 component — encoded protein: MTARSEKNQQMLDTLYLDGANALYLEQMQARFAQNPNSVDPSFRAYFESLDEASDAVKKTAAGPTWKRPDWPLDPNGDLTSALTGDYGDAPAALEKQAASKVASANPDMNDAAVRQAAKDSVGALMIIRAYRVRGHLIANLDPLGLQKSGLHPELDPESYGFTDADFDREIFLDGVLGLEYATMNQIMEILRRTYSSTLGVQFMHVSNPEEKAWIQERIEGPDKEISFSKEGRMAILQKLVEGEAFEQLIHKRYPGTKRFGLDGAESLLPALEQIIKRGGQLGLKDINFGMPHRGRLNVMASVMQKPYSAIFYEFLGGVASGAEDFGSGDVKYHLGVSDDREFDGNSVHLSLAPNPSHLEVVAPVVMGKARAKQQMASGTYRTHNPEEVMAVILHGDSAFAGQGIVMECFQMSQLAGYRTGGTIHVIVNNQIGFTTTPDEYRSGQYCSDVAFMVEAPVFHVNGDDPEAVVYAARVATEYRQKFGKDVVLDIICYRRYGHNEGDDPSFTQPIMYAKIGDMPSTMSVYAKRLIDQGDVTQAEHEKMVEDFYGYLDAEFDKAKTYETKAPDWLQGVWQGLSQPTEGDGKRRGDTSVSVDRLKDIGTKITTVPNSVNIHRTLKRIIKARAEKVAAGENIDWGLAEHLAFGTLITEGHPVRLSGQDSERGTFSQRQSNFIDQKTEEKYTPLNQLSDDQEYYQVLNSHLSEEAVLGFEYGFSGAAPHALTIWEAQFGDFANGAQVLVDQFISSAEQKWLRMSGLVMLLPHGYEGQGPEHSSARLERYLQMCAEDNMQVTNVSTPANYFHVLRRQVKRKFRKPLINMSPKSLLRNKLCVSTFAEMGEGSEFHRLLWDDAHYKPEISQLKLAKDKDIKRLIICSGKVYYDLFEAREELGRNDIYLLRVEQLYPYPSDAMELELARFKNAEMVWVQEEPKNMGAWAFIEPFIEESLTNIGAKNTRARYVGRKAAASTATGIAAKHKKEQQAIIDGAFAK
- the odhB gene encoding 2-oxoglutarate dehydrogenase complex dihydrolipoyllysine-residue succinyltransferase, whose product is MTDITIPNVGESVAEVTIAQWFKAVGDTIKKDEPLVELETDKAAQELVAPEDGVLEEILVAEGDVAEIGQLIAKLGSGSGTKTADKGDAEVKAQTEAPSSDSAPSGPALDIDVPNVGESVSEVTIASWMVAKGDAVEKDQAIVELETDKAAQELVAPRAGVITDILVAEGDVAQVGQTIAKLGESGSAAAPGVAPKAAGDEGGAGGELPDVPPTNAPTGDAGGIAMPSASRIIKENNLDASTIAGSGKDGRITKGDALSAKANPAPASSAPAPKASASKVSGPKSSAPRELGPREERVRMSRIRQTIARRLKDAQNTAAMLTTYNEADMTNIMAMRSQYKEVFIKKHGVKLGFMSFFVKACVQALKDVPNVNAEIDGTDVIYKNYYDISVAVGTDKGLVVPVLRDADTLSLGGIEKGIGELGKKARDGQLSMDDMMGGTFTISNGGVYGSLMSSPILNPPQSGILGMHKIEKRPVVVDDEIVIRPMMYLALSYDHRIVDGKEAVTFLVRVKECLEDPERLLLDL